Proteins encoded together in one Thermoanaerobaculia bacterium window:
- a CDS encoding cell division protein ZapA, with protein sequence MAENRANVTQVEIYGQTYTVRAESDSSYVRELARFVDGKMREVAERAATVDSAKIAILAALNISDDLYQRERRGQGDPSNAKARVERLIKKLDDALEAR encoded by the coding sequence ATGGCGGAGAACCGGGCCAACGTCACACAGGTCGAAATCTACGGCCAGACGTATACCGTCCGGGCCGAGAGCGACAGCTCGTACGTCCGGGAACTCGCCCGATTCGTGGATGGTAAGATGCGCGAGGTGGCCGAACGGGCGGCCACGGTGGATTCCGCCAAGATCGCGATTCTGGCGGCATTGAACATCTCGGATGATTTGTACCAACGGGAGAGAAGGGGTCAGGGCGATCCGTCCAACGCGAAGGCGAGGGTGGAGCGCCTCATAAAGAAACTCGACGACGCCCTGGAGGCACGATGA